The following coding sequences are from one Streptomyces sp. NBC_01485 window:
- a CDS encoding LysR family transcriptional regulator — protein sequence MLDLQRLRALHAVSVHGTVGAAAVALGYTSSAVSQQIAKLERETRTVLLEREGRGIRLTDEALQLAATAKELLAIVERAETELEERRGVPAGRLAIAAFASAARGLLPSVLADLARRHPALDARLTEVDPHLSVDLVAKGAVDLAVAHDWDIAPLPAPAGVEQAVIGDDLCDLLVPAGHAFVGRTTVRREELGGERWICQPPGRVCHDWLLRTLRAAGHEPDLVHTADENPTLVALVAAGLGVALIPRLGRGPLPAGVVEVPLDPMPVRRLYALWRTGAARRPAIAETVRVLREQWPQASAH from the coding sequence GTGCTCGATCTCCAGCGCCTGCGCGCCCTGCACGCCGTCTCCGTCCACGGCACCGTCGGCGCCGCGGCCGTCGCCCTCGGCTACACCTCGTCGGCGGTCTCCCAGCAGATCGCCAAGCTGGAACGGGAGACCCGGACGGTCCTGCTGGAGCGCGAGGGGCGCGGTATCCGGCTCACCGACGAGGCACTCCAACTCGCCGCCACGGCAAAGGAGTTGCTGGCGATCGTCGAGCGCGCCGAGACCGAGCTGGAGGAGCGGCGCGGGGTGCCGGCCGGGCGGCTGGCCATCGCCGCGTTCGCCTCGGCGGCGCGCGGGCTGCTGCCCTCGGTCCTGGCCGACCTGGCCCGTCGGCACCCCGCCCTGGACGCCCGGCTCACCGAGGTCGACCCGCATCTGTCGGTGGACCTGGTCGCGAAGGGCGCCGTGGACCTCGCCGTCGCGCACGACTGGGACATCGCGCCGCTGCCCGCCCCGGCCGGCGTGGAGCAGGCGGTGATCGGGGACGACCTGTGCGACCTGCTGGTCCCCGCGGGCCACGCCTTCGTGGGGCGGACGACCGTACGGCGGGAGGAGCTGGGCGGCGAGCGGTGGATCTGCCAGCCGCCGGGCCGGGTCTGCCACGACTGGCTGCTGCGCACGCTGCGCGCGGCCGGGCACGAGCCGGACCTCGTCCACACCGCCGACGAGAACCCGACCCTCGTCGCCCTGGTCGCCGCCGGCCTCGGCGTCGCCCTCATCCCCCGGCTCGGGCGCGGCCCGCTGCCGGCCGGGGTGGTGGAGGTGCCGCTCGACCCGATGCCCGTACGACGCCTGTACGCGCTGTGGCGCACGGGCGCGGCACGGCGGCCGGCGATCGCGGAGACGGTGCGCGTGCTGCGCGAGCAGTGGCCGCAGGCGTCGGCCCACTGA
- a CDS encoding glycoside hydrolase family 3 protein, with protein sequence MPSRRTVLAATAGVTAALTVGAAPPAHDRDPSAPLSRTTSRMISRTLSRMTLEEKVGQVFVSRVYGHSATAPDQADVDANLAELGVRTAAELLARYRLGGIVYFTWARNTRAPAQIADLSNGIQRASLQQPRGLPVLISTDQEHGAVCRVGRPATLFPGAMAIGAGGSRADARTLGRLAGRELRAMGIRQDYSPVADVNVDPANPVIGVRSFGADPDAVAGLVAAEVEGFRAAGVAATAKHFPGHGDTAVDSHTGFPVITHTREVWEALDAVPFRAAIAAGVDSLMTAHILVPALDVPHSRLRSSGGTPIGDPATLSRPIVTGILRERLGYDGVVVTDALDMAGVRTKYGDDRVPVLALKAGVDQLLNPPKLDVAFNAVLKAVRDGELTERRLDESVLRILRLKARLGLFDEPYVSLADVGRTVGARAHLAAADEIAERTTTLLVNEGPVLPLSPRTHPRLLVVGADPASPTGTTGPPTGVLAAALTALGFGATALSTGTDPSPEAITRALTAAGAADAVVVATYNVTADGAQRTLVEQLVRQLAATGRPVVAMAIRNPYDVAQLPSVQACLATYSWTDVELRAAARVIAGTVAPRGKLPVPVQRADDPTRVLYPTGHGLTY encoded by the coding sequence ATGCCCTCCAGACGCACCGTCCTCGCCGCCACCGCAGGCGTCACCGCCGCCCTCACCGTCGGCGCCGCGCCCCCCGCGCACGACCGCGACCCGAGCGCTCCCCTCTCCCGGACGACCTCCCGGATGATCTCCCGCACGCTCTCCCGGATGACCCTGGAGGAGAAGGTCGGACAGGTCTTCGTCTCGCGGGTCTACGGCCACTCGGCGACCGCGCCCGACCAGGCCGACGTCGACGCCAACCTCGCCGAACTCGGCGTGCGCACGGCCGCCGAGCTGCTCGCCCGCTACCGGCTCGGCGGGATCGTCTACTTCACCTGGGCGCGCAACACCCGCGCCCCGGCGCAGATCGCGGACCTCTCCAACGGCATCCAGCGGGCCTCCCTCCAGCAGCCGCGCGGGCTGCCGGTGCTGATCTCCACCGACCAGGAACACGGCGCCGTCTGCCGGGTGGGCCGGCCCGCCACCCTCTTCCCGGGCGCGATGGCGATCGGCGCCGGCGGCTCCCGCGCCGACGCCCGCACCCTCGGGCGGCTCGCCGGGCGCGAGCTGCGGGCGATGGGCATCCGGCAGGACTACTCCCCCGTCGCCGACGTCAACGTCGACCCGGCCAACCCGGTCATCGGCGTGCGCTCCTTCGGCGCCGACCCGGACGCGGTGGCCGGTCTGGTCGCGGCGGAGGTCGAGGGCTTCCGGGCGGCGGGGGTGGCGGCGACGGCCAAGCACTTCCCCGGGCACGGCGACACGGCCGTCGACAGCCACACCGGCTTCCCCGTCATCACCCACACCCGTGAGGTGTGGGAGGCGCTGGACGCGGTGCCCTTCCGGGCGGCGATCGCGGCCGGCGTCGACTCCCTGATGACCGCGCACATCCTGGTCCCCGCCCTCGACGTCCCCCACTCTCGGCTTCGCTCGAGCGGGGGGACCCCCATCGGCGACCCCGCCACCCTCTCCCGTCCCATCGTCACCGGCATCCTGCGCGAGAGGCTCGGCTACGACGGGGTCGTGGTCACCGACGCCCTCGACATGGCGGGCGTGCGCACCAAGTACGGCGACGACCGGGTGCCCGTCCTCGCGCTGAAGGCCGGCGTCGACCAGCTCCTCAACCCGCCCAAGCTGGACGTGGCGTTCAACGCCGTGCTGAAGGCCGTCCGGGACGGGGAGCTCACCGAGCGGCGGCTCGACGAGTCGGTCCTGCGGATCCTGCGGCTGAAGGCACGGCTGGGACTGTTCGACGAGCCGTACGTCAGCCTGGCCGACGTCGGGCGGACGGTCGGCGCGCGGGCGCATCTCGCGGCGGCCGACGAGATCGCCGAGCGGACGACGACCCTGCTGGTCAACGAGGGCCCGGTGCTGCCCCTCTCCCCCCGCACCCACCCCCGTCTGCTGGTCGTCGGCGCCGACCCGGCCTCGCCCACCGGCACCACCGGCCCGCCCACCGGTGTCCTCGCCGCCGCCCTCACCGCCCTGGGCTTCGGGGCGACCGCCCTGTCCACGGGCACGGACCCGTCGCCCGAGGCGATCACGCGGGCGCTGACGGCGGCGGGCGCGGCGGACGCCGTGGTGGTCGCCACGTACAACGTCACGGCGGACGGTGCGCAGCGGACGCTCGTGGAGCAGTTGGTGAGGCAACTGGCCGCGACCGGGCGGCCGGTGGTCGCGATGGCGATCCGCAACCCGTACGACGTGGCCCAACTGCCTTCGGTGCAGGCCTGCTTGGCCACCTACTCCTGGACCGACGTCGAACTGCGCGCCGCCGCCCGGGTGATCGCAGGGACGGTCGCACCGCGCGGAAAGCTACCGGTGCCCGTGCAGCGGGCGGACGATCCGACGCGGGTGCTGTACCCGACGGGACACGGCCTGACGTACTAG
- a CDS encoding S28 family serine protease, producing MRKALRWLLALTVLIGTLSTAGAATASPTLDFARAGGPPSPEPTDIKDRLLSVPGMSLVQEKPYPGYRYFVLNYTQPVDHRHPSKGTFQQRITVLHKDVSRPTVFYTGGYNVSTTPSRREPTQIVDGNQVSMEYRFFNPSRPDPADWSKLDIWQAASDQHRIFKALKKIYAKNWISTGGSKGGMTATYYERFYPRDMDGVVAYVAPNDVVNDEDSAYDRFFARVGTKECRDRLNAVQREALVRREPLEKKYEAYAAENGYTFTTIGSLDRAYEAVVLDYVWGFWQYSLLSDCATIPANAATATDDEIFDSIDTISGFSAYADQGLETYTPYYYQAGTQLGAPTIHFPNIEKRYIRYGYQPPRNFVPRDIRMKFQPGAMRDVDTWVKHNARHMLFVYGQNDPWGAEPFRLGKGAKDSYVFTAPGLNHGANVAGLVADQKSLATARILDWAGVAATAVSQARPLAKFDAKLDVRDVEREPALRP from the coding sequence ATGCGCAAAGCGCTCAGATGGCTGCTGGCGCTCACCGTGCTCATAGGCACGCTGAGCACGGCCGGAGCGGCGACCGCCTCCCCCACGCTCGACTTCGCTCGCGCGGGGGGACCCCCATCGCCGGAGCCGACGGACATCAAGGACCGGCTGCTCTCCGTCCCGGGCATGAGCCTGGTCCAGGAGAAGCCGTATCCCGGCTACCGCTACTTCGTCCTCAACTACACGCAGCCGGTCGACCACCGGCACCCGTCCAAGGGCACCTTCCAGCAGCGCATCACCGTGCTGCACAAGGACGTCAGCCGCCCCACAGTCTTCTACACCGGCGGCTACAACGTCTCCACCACCCCCAGCCGCCGCGAGCCGACCCAGATCGTCGACGGCAACCAGGTCTCCATGGAGTACCGCTTCTTCAACCCCTCCCGCCCCGACCCGGCCGACTGGTCCAAGCTGGACATCTGGCAGGCGGCGAGCGACCAGCACCGCATCTTCAAGGCGCTGAAGAAGATCTACGCCAAGAACTGGATCTCCACCGGCGGCTCCAAGGGCGGCATGACGGCGACGTACTACGAGCGCTTCTACCCGCGTGACATGGACGGCGTGGTGGCCTACGTCGCCCCCAACGACGTCGTCAACGACGAGGACTCCGCCTACGACCGCTTCTTCGCCCGCGTCGGCACCAAGGAGTGCCGCGACCGGCTGAACGCCGTGCAGCGCGAGGCGCTGGTGCGCCGGGAGCCGCTGGAGAAGAAGTACGAGGCGTACGCGGCGGAGAACGGCTACACGTTCACCACCATCGGCAGCCTCGACCGCGCCTACGAGGCCGTGGTGCTGGACTACGTCTGGGGCTTCTGGCAGTACAGCCTGCTGTCGGACTGCGCCACGATCCCCGCGAACGCGGCGACCGCCACGGACGACGAGATCTTCGACTCGATCGACACGATCTCCGGGTTCTCCGCCTACGCCGACCAGGGCCTGGAGACGTACACCCCGTACTACTACCAGGCCGGCACCCAACTGGGCGCCCCCACCATCCACTTCCCGAACATCGAGAAGCGGTACATCCGCTACGGCTACCAGCCGCCGCGCAACTTCGTCCCCCGCGACATCCGGATGAAGTTCCAGCCGGGCGCGATGCGGGACGTCGACACGTGGGTCAAGCACAACGCCCGCCACATGCTCTTCGTCTACGGCCAGAACGACCCGTGGGGCGCGGAGCCGTTCCGGCTCGGCAAGGGCGCGAAGGACTCGTACGTCTTCACGGCCCCCGGCCTGAACCACGGCGCGAACGTCGCCGGCCTCGTCGCGGACCAGAAGTCGCTGGCCACGGCCCGGATCCTGGACTGGGCGGGCGTCGCCGCCACCGCCGTCTCCCAGGCCAGGCCGCTGGCGAAGTTCGACGCGAAGCTGGACGTGCGGGACGTGGAGCGGGAGCCCGCGCTGCGTCCGTGA
- a CDS encoding ABC transporter ATP-binding protein, which produces MAAQQGETPRGWAHRLAGYAWRHPTDVVLALGSSLAGMAVMALVPLVTKVIIDDVIGGHTRAMAPWAGALLAAALVVYALTYVRRYYGGRLALDVQHDLRTEMFETITRLDGRRQDELSTGQVIGRATSDLQLIQGLLFMLPMTIGNLLLFLISLVIMAWLSLPLTLVALAVAPALAYIAKRSRTKLHPATWYAQAQAAAVAGVVDGAVSGVRVVKGFGQEDQETGKLREVGRRLFAGRLRTIRLNSAYTPALQAVPALGQVAMLAVGGWLAVRGHITLGTFVAFSTYLAQLVGPVRMLAMVLTVGQQARAGTERVLELIDTEPSMTDGAKELPADAPATVEFDDVSFGYDPERPVLDGLSLEIRAGETLAVVGSSGSGKSTVSLLVPRFYDVTRGAVLIGGHDVRELTSDSLRAAIGLVPEDSFLFSDTVRDNIAYGRPDATREQIEEAARVAQADGFIAELPEGYDTKVGEHGLTLSGGQRQRVALARAILTDPRLLVLDDATSAVDAAVEHEIHEALGQVMEGRTTLLIAHRRSTLGLADRIAVLDAGRLADLGTHEELQKRSPLYRRLLTDPDELGGVSPGHARPLAAGEDTTVRDELDAEFDAERGVTPRLWTGDREPKDTALSEMPATPELLAQIEELPPAADTPDVDEGRAVQPEESYGLRRLLRGFGAPLLVSLGLVAVDAGMSLLLPVMIRHGIDQGVSRMALGAVWAASLLGLLAVLVQWVAQTGEIRKTGRTGERVLYTLRLKIFAQLQRLGLDYYERELTGRIMTRMTTDVDALSTFLQTGLVTAFVSVVTFFGILVALLVIDVQLALVVFATLPPLIIATYFFRRASVKAYELARERVSSVNADLQESVSGLRIVQAFRRERDGRARFAEASDSYRVARVRGQWLISVYFPFVQFLSSIAAAAVLVAGAGRVDAATLTTGALVAYLLYIDLFFAPVQQLSQVFDGYQQATVSLGRIQELLQEPTSTRSADEPLEVLSLRGEIAFEDVHFTYGAEEEALTGIELSIPAGQTVAFVGETGAGKSTLVKLVARFYDPTGGRVTVDGTDLRSLDLTSYRHRLGVVPQEAYLFPGTVRDAIAYGRPDATDAEVEAAARSVGAHDMIATLDGGYLHEVSERGRNLSAGQRQLIALARAELVDPDVLLLDEATAALDLATEAQVNQATDRLAGRRTTLVVAHRLTTAARADRVVLMDHGRVVEDGTHTELLALDGRYARLWRTFVGADEPEESVSASR; this is translated from the coding sequence GTGGCAGCGCAGCAGGGGGAGACACCGCGAGGCTGGGCACACCGCCTGGCGGGCTACGCATGGCGCCACCCGACGGACGTCGTCCTCGCGCTCGGCTCCTCGCTCGCCGGCATGGCCGTCATGGCACTGGTCCCGCTGGTCACCAAGGTGATCATCGACGACGTCATCGGCGGCCACACCCGTGCCATGGCGCCCTGGGCGGGAGCCCTCCTCGCCGCCGCGCTCGTCGTGTACGCCCTCACCTACGTCCGCCGCTACTACGGCGGCCGGCTCGCCCTCGACGTCCAGCACGACCTGCGGACCGAGATGTTCGAGACGATCACCCGGCTCGACGGCCGCCGCCAGGACGAGCTGTCCACCGGGCAGGTCATCGGCCGCGCCACCAGCGACCTCCAGCTCATCCAGGGCCTGCTGTTCATGCTCCCGATGACGATCGGGAACCTGCTCCTCTTCCTGATCTCCCTGGTGATCATGGCGTGGCTGTCGCTCCCGCTCACCCTGGTCGCCCTCGCCGTGGCGCCCGCCCTCGCGTACATCGCCAAGCGCAGCCGTACGAAGCTGCACCCGGCCACCTGGTACGCGCAGGCGCAGGCGGCGGCGGTCGCGGGCGTGGTCGACGGCGCCGTCAGCGGCGTACGCGTGGTGAAGGGCTTCGGGCAGGAGGACCAGGAGACGGGCAAGCTGCGCGAGGTCGGCCGCCGGCTCTTCGCGGGCCGGCTGCGCACGATCCGGCTGAACTCTGCGTACACCCCCGCCCTGCAGGCCGTCCCCGCGCTCGGCCAGGTCGCCATGCTGGCGGTCGGCGGCTGGCTGGCCGTGCGCGGGCACATCACCCTCGGCACGTTCGTCGCGTTCTCCACCTATCTCGCCCAGCTCGTCGGCCCGGTCCGGATGCTCGCGATGGTCCTCACGGTCGGCCAGCAGGCCCGCGCCGGCACCGAACGCGTCCTGGAGCTGATCGACACCGAGCCGTCGATGACGGACGGCGCCAAGGAGCTCCCCGCCGACGCCCCGGCGACGGTCGAGTTCGACGACGTCTCCTTCGGCTACGACCCCGAGCGCCCCGTCCTCGACGGCCTCAGCCTGGAGATCCGCGCCGGCGAGACCCTGGCCGTCGTCGGTTCCTCCGGCTCGGGCAAGTCGACGGTCTCCCTCCTCGTGCCCCGCTTCTACGACGTCACCCGGGGCGCCGTCCTCATCGGCGGCCACGACGTCCGCGAGCTCACCTCCGACTCGCTGCGCGCCGCGATCGGCCTGGTCCCCGAGGACTCCTTCCTCTTCTCCGACACGGTCCGCGACAACATCGCGTACGGGCGTCCCGACGCGACCCGGGAGCAGATCGAGGAGGCCGCCCGCGTCGCCCAGGCCGACGGGTTCATCGCCGAGCTGCCCGAGGGCTACGACACGAAGGTCGGCGAACACGGCCTCACCCTCTCCGGCGGCCAGCGCCAGCGCGTCGCGCTCGCCCGCGCGATCCTCACCGACCCCCGCCTGCTGGTCCTCGACGACGCCACCTCCGCCGTGGACGCGGCCGTCGAGCACGAGATCCACGAGGCGCTGGGGCAGGTCATGGAGGGCCGTACGACCCTCCTCATCGCCCACCGCCGCTCCACCCTGGGCCTCGCCGACCGCATAGCCGTCCTCGACGCCGGACGCCTCGCCGACCTCGGCACCCACGAGGAGCTCCAGAAACGCTCCCCGCTCTACCGCCGCCTGCTCACCGACCCGGACGAGCTCGGCGGCGTCTCGCCCGGCCACGCCCGGCCGCTCGCAGCGGGCGAGGACACCACCGTCCGCGACGAACTGGACGCCGAGTTCGACGCCGAGCGCGGGGTGACGCCCCGGCTGTGGACCGGCGACCGTGAGCCGAAGGACACCGCGCTCTCCGAGATGCCGGCCACCCCCGAACTCCTCGCCCAGATCGAGGAGTTGCCCCCGGCCGCCGACACACCGGACGTCGACGAGGGGCGGGCGGTGCAGCCGGAGGAGTCCTACGGCCTGCGCAGGCTGCTGCGCGGCTTCGGCGCCCCGCTCCTCGTCAGCCTCGGCCTGGTCGCCGTCGACGCCGGGATGAGCCTGCTGCTGCCGGTGATGATCCGGCACGGCATCGACCAGGGCGTGAGCCGGATGGCGCTGGGCGCCGTCTGGGCCGCCTCGCTGCTCGGCCTGCTCGCCGTGCTGGTGCAGTGGGTCGCGCAGACCGGCGAGATCCGCAAGACCGGCCGCACCGGCGAACGCGTCCTCTACACCCTCCGCCTGAAGATCTTCGCCCAGCTCCAGCGGCTCGGACTCGACTACTACGAACGGGAGTTGACCGGCCGGATCATGACCCGGATGACGACCGACGTCGACGCCCTGTCCACGTTCCTGCAGACCGGGCTGGTCACCGCCTTCGTCTCGGTCGTCACGTTCTTCGGCATCCTGGTCGCCCTGCTGGTGATCGACGTACAGCTCGCGCTCGTCGTCTTCGCGACGCTCCCGCCCCTGATCATCGCCACCTACTTCTTCCGCAGGGCGAGTGTGAAGGCGTACGAACTCGCCCGCGAGCGCGTGTCGTCGGTCAACGCCGACCTCCAGGAGTCGGTGTCCGGGCTCAGGATCGTGCAGGCCTTCCGGCGCGAGCGGGACGGCCGGGCGCGGTTCGCGGAGGCCAGCGACAGCTACCGCGTGGCCCGCGTCCGGGGCCAGTGGCTGATCTCGGTCTACTTCCCCTTCGTGCAGTTCCTGTCGTCGATCGCGGCGGCAGCGGTACTGGTCGCGGGCGCGGGCCGGGTCGACGCGGCGACGCTGACGACCGGCGCCCTGGTCGCGTATCTCCTCTACATCGACCTGTTCTTCGCCCCCGTCCAGCAGCTCTCCCAGGTCTTCGACGGCTACCAGCAGGCGACCGTGTCCCTGGGCCGCATCCAGGAGTTGCTCCAGGAGCCGACGTCCACGCGGTCCGCCGACGAGCCGCTCGAAGTGCTCTCGCTGCGCGGCGAAATCGCCTTCGAGGACGTGCACTTCACGTACGGGGCGGAGGAAGAGGCCCTGACCGGGATCGAGTTGAGCATCCCGGCCGGCCAGACGGTCGCGTTCGTCGGCGAGACCGGCGCCGGCAAGTCGACCCTCGTCAAGCTGGTGGCCCGCTTCTACGACCCGACCGGCGGCCGGGTGACGGTCGACGGCACGGACCTCCGCTCCCTGGACCTCACCTCGTACCGCCACCGTCTCGGAGTCGTCCCGCAGGAGGCGTACCTCTTCCCCGGCACCGTCCGCGACGCCATCGCCTACGGCCGGCCCGACGCCACCGACGCCGAGGTCGAGGCGGCGGCGCGGTCGGTCGGCGCGCACGACATGATCGCCACCCTCGACGGCGGCTACCTCCACGAGGTGTCCGAGCGAGGCCGCAACCTCTCCGCAGGCCAGCGCCAACTGATCGCACTGGCCCGCGCCGAACTCGTCGACCCGGACGTCCTGCTCCTCGACGAGGCGACGGCCGCCCTCGACCTGGCCACGGAAGCCCAGGTCAACCAGGCCACGGACCGCCTCGCGGGCCGCCGCACCACCCTGGTGGTGGCCCACCGCCTGACCACCGCGGCCCGCGCGGACCGTGTCGTGCTGATGGACCACGGCCGGGTCGTGGAGGACGGCACGCACACGGAACTCCTCGCCCTCGACGGGCGCTACGCCCGCCTGTGGCGGACCTTCGTCGGCGCGGACGAGCCCGAGGAGTCGGTGAGCGCGTCCCGGTGA
- a CDS encoding esterase-like activity of phytase family protein: MRLRTVLAALVAGLAAATAVTAAGPVASADSGAGNACSPSVAIDRFSDALDRTTYDGTFVGNLSALAVDVPHARLRSSGGTPIGSLAALSDRSSLFDLDAKTLQPKGVVPLADENGAALDSEGLVVDRDGTRLITSETEPSIRRYSRTGKILDRLPVPSSLLVAPAGRATSNQTFEGLTLLPGGRTLLASMEYAISGDSTNMVRFQTWNRAGTKGGHFALGAQYAYRTDAGLGVPEVQATPDGRLLVLERGFTPGVGNTVRLYLADPRHATNTSGVDSLTGQGDVRLIKKTLLTDVATCPSLGATAEQPQPNPLLDNIEGMVITGQAKGRLKVLLVSDDNQNAAQVTRLYFLRVRVAG; this comes from the coding sequence ATGCGTCTGCGAACCGTACTCGCCGCCCTCGTCGCCGGCCTGGCGGCGGCCACCGCCGTCACCGCCGCCGGGCCCGTCGCCAGTGCCGACTCGGGTGCTGGCAACGCCTGTTCACCCTCCGTCGCCATCGACCGCTTCTCCGACGCCCTCGACAGGACGACCTACGACGGCACCTTCGTCGGAAACCTCTCCGCGCTCGCCGTGGACGTCCCCCACGCTCGGCTTCGCTCGAGCGGGGGGACCCCCATCGGCTCCCTCGCGGCCCTCTCCGACCGCTCCTCCCTCTTCGACCTGGACGCCAAGACGCTCCAGCCGAAGGGCGTCGTCCCGCTCGCCGACGAGAACGGCGCCGCCCTCGACTCCGAGGGCCTGGTCGTGGACCGTGACGGCACCCGGCTGATCACCTCGGAGACCGAGCCGTCGATCCGCCGCTACAGCCGCACCGGCAAGATCCTCGACCGGCTTCCGGTTCCGTCCTCGCTGCTCGTCGCCCCCGCCGGGCGCGCCACGTCCAACCAGACCTTCGAGGGCCTGACCCTCCTGCCCGGCGGGCGCACCCTCCTCGCGTCGATGGAGTACGCGATCTCCGGAGACAGCACGAACATGGTTCGCTTCCAGACCTGGAACCGGGCCGGGACCAAGGGCGGGCACTTCGCGCTGGGCGCCCAGTACGCCTACCGCACCGACGCCGGGCTCGGCGTCCCCGAGGTCCAGGCCACCCCCGACGGCCGCCTCCTCGTCCTCGAGCGCGGCTTCACCCCGGGCGTCGGCAACACGGTCCGCCTCTATCTGGCCGACCCGCGCCACGCGACGAACACGAGCGGTGTCGACAGCCTCACGGGCCAGGGCGACGTCCGCCTGATCAAGAAGACCCTGCTGACGGACGTGGCGACGTGCCCGTCACTGGGAGCGACCGCCGAGCAGCCCCAGCCGAACCCCCTCCTCGACAACATCGAGGGCATGGTGATCACCGGCCAGGCCAAGGGCCGCCTCAAGGTCCTCCTGGTCAGCGACGACAACCAGAACGCCGCACAGGTCACCCGTCTCTATTTTCTGCGGGTGAGGGTCGCGGGCTAG